In the Octadecabacter sp. SW4 genome, one interval contains:
- a CDS encoding YgcG family protein: MLRFIAVFGLIFGLSLGARAQTFPTPATNFVNDYAEMLDDASAARLTQTLETIRADTGAEVTIVTLSSVRFYAQNMDIKAYGKALFDAWGIGAEGVDTGVLLLVFREDRELAITLGDAYGSDWDSAAARVIDEDILPVFRNGDFAAGIASGIEGINTRIVAPFHAGGPSRGSGDGGGLGIWAILGPIGAIIAALFGLSRMRAARLAKEPCPQCGKPGLKREKITLQAASEMAQGRGETRVTCLACGHTTATPFVIPLEIAQTESDDSFGGGKSGDGGASGKW; this comes from the coding sequence ATGTTGCGATTTATAGCTGTTTTTGGCCTGATTTTCGGGCTGTCATTGGGCGCGCGCGCACAGACCTTTCCCACGCCTGCCACCAATTTTGTCAACGACTACGCCGAGATGCTGGACGACGCCAGCGCAGCGCGCCTGACGCAAACGCTGGAAACCATACGCGCCGACACCGGTGCCGAGGTCACGATTGTCACCTTGTCTTCGGTGCGGTTCTACGCCCAGAACATGGACATCAAGGCCTATGGCAAAGCCCTGTTCGATGCCTGGGGGATCGGTGCCGAGGGCGTGGATACAGGCGTGCTTTTGCTGGTGTTTCGCGAGGATCGCGAACTGGCGATCACGCTGGGCGATGCCTATGGCAGCGACTGGGACAGCGCGGCGGCCCGTGTGATCGACGAAGATATCCTTCCCGTCTTTCGCAATGGCGATTTTGCAGCCGGCATTGCCAGCGGAATCGAAGGGATCAACACGCGCATCGTTGCGCCATTTCACGCGGGCGGGCCGTCACGCGGCAGCGGCGATGGTGGCGGGCTTGGCATCTGGGCCATTCTAGGGCCGATCGGCGCGATCATCGCCGCGCTTTTCGGTCTGTCACGCATGCGCGCTGCCCGTCTGGCCAAGGAACCCTGCCCGCAATGTGGCAAGCCCGGTCTGAAGCGCGAAAAGATCACGCTGCAAGCGGCCAGCGAAATGGCCCAAGGGCGCGGCGAAACCCGTGTCACCTGCCTTGCCTGCGGTCATACCACAGCCACGCCCTTTGTCATTCCGCTGGAGATCGCCCAAACTGAAAGTGACGACAGCTTCGGTGGCGGCAAGTCTGGCGATGGTGGCGCCAGCGGCAAGTGGTAG
- a CDS encoding outer membrane protein: MSLRSLVIPALLGSSLATSAFAGGLADPVTPVPLALPPAAPVAGEWTGFYLGGQYGTGHLEEVPNGVDENGAIYGLHAGYMYDFGDWVLGGEVDYDWTEIVDEGAIDGALDYIARAKLRVGYDLGDALPYFTAGMAQAQFSDPGIPTISDTGYFYGLGLAYKVRPNVLVGGEYLRHEFEDFDGTGLSPTIDTFTLRA; encoded by the coding sequence ATGTCACTGCGTTCCCTCGTGATTCCCGCCCTGTTGGGCAGTAGCCTTGCCACCTCTGCCTTTGCGGGCGGGTTGGCTGATCCGGTCACCCCGGTGCCGCTTGCACTGCCGCCCGCGGCCCCCGTGGCCGGTGAATGGACCGGGTTTTATCTGGGCGGTCAATACGGCACCGGCCACCTGGAAGAAGTGCCAAACGGCGTTGATGAAAACGGCGCGATCTATGGTTTGCACGCCGGTTACATGTATGATTTCGGCGACTGGGTTCTGGGTGGTGAAGTTGACTACGACTGGACCGAGATCGTGGACGAGGGCGCGATTGACGGCGCGCTGGATTACATCGCGCGGGCCAAGCTGCGGGTTGGCTATGATCTGGGTGATGCGCTGCCATATTTTACGGCCGGCATGGCGCAGGCGCAGTTCAGCGATCCGGGCATCCCGACCATCAGCGACACAGGGTATTTCTATGGGCTTGGCCTTGCCTACAAGGTGCGCCCGAATGTGTTGGTCGGCGGCGAATACCTGCGCCACGAGTTTGAGGATTTCGACGGCACGGGGCTGAGCCCGACCATTGATACCTTTACCTTGCGGGCGTAA
- a CDS encoding outer membrane beta-barrel protein, with amino-acid sequence MRTTLLVAGLASLSLAAPAFAGGVGDPAPAPAPTIVPAPMPVATADWGGFYAGGSLGYGDVTGSATLGDDVNGATYGVFGGYLYDLGNYVVGGELEIEGSNITDTVAGLDVDSVARLKFRAGYDAGQWLPYVTAGAAQLTTSGAIDDSDTGAFYGIGADYQVSDRMRVGAEVLQHNFDDFAGSGIDVDATTLAARVSFQF; translated from the coding sequence ATGCGCACGACACTACTTGTTGCAGGCCTTGCAAGCCTCTCGCTCGCCGCTCCCGCCTTTGCTGGTGGTGTGGGCGATCCCGCACCGGCACCCGCACCGACCATCGTGCCGGCCCCCATGCCTGTCGCGACAGCAGACTGGGGCGGGTTCTACGCCGGTGGGTCGCTGGGCTACGGCGACGTCACGGGCAGCGCGACCCTTGGCGATGACGTAAACGGCGCGACCTACGGGGTCTTCGGCGGCTATCTGTATGACCTTGGCAACTATGTTGTCGGTGGCGAACTGGAAATCGAAGGTAGCAATATCACCGATACGGTTGCCGGTCTGGACGTTGACAGCGTTGCCCGTCTGAAATTCCGCGCCGGGTACGATGCCGGCCAGTGGTTGCCCTATGTCACGGCCGGTGCCGCGCAGCTGACCACATCAGGTGCGATTGATGACAGTGACACGGGTGCGTTTTATGGCATTGGTGCCGACTATCAGGTCAGTGACCGGATGCGTGTCGGGGCCGAAGTCCTCCAGCACAACTTTGACGACTTTGCCGGCAGCGGTATCGACGTTGATGCCACGACACTGGCGGCGCGCGTGTCGTTCCAGTTCTAA
- a CDS encoding trimethylamine methyltransferase family protein — MTDVTYPSKNPTPRATRSGGRAARHASRAAKLSDAMRPVRPGLSGGQYSPLSDADVARIHAAALTALEEIGLADAPPSGVAILTVAGAVQGDDGRIRFPRALVEDMLAIAKRDVTLCARDPVHDLDLSGTRVHYGTAGAAVHMVDVAGRNYRESTVQDLFDAARIVDQLDNIHFLQRPMVCRDILDNLEMDLNTVYATTSGTTKHIGTSFVEPGHVAPCIEMLHMIAGGEDAWRARPFMSNSNCFVVPPMRFATEACEVMENCIRAGMPVLLLSAGMSGATAPSTIAGAIVQAVAECLAGIVYVNAMAPGHPAVFGTWPFGLDLRTGAMTGGSGEQALLTAGCAQMHRFYGLPGGAAAGIADSKLPDMQAGWEQMCSNVMAGLSGLNMVYEAAGMHASLLGFCHESLILGDDLIGQALRCVRGIEVDDETLALDQMRAVCLGGPGHYLGTDQTLSRMESDNVYPSLGNRMSPKEWAEKDKPDLIENAIAAKERILSTTSAAQFAPDLDSAIRAKFNIHLPR, encoded by the coding sequence ATGACCGATGTGACCTACCCGTCCAAGAACCCGACCCCGCGCGCGACCCGTTCCGGCGGGCGCGCCGCACGCCACGCCAGCCGCGCCGCGAAACTGTCCGACGCTATGCGCCCGGTGCGCCCGGGGCTTTCGGGCGGACAGTATTCCCCCCTCAGTGACGCCGATGTGGCGCGTATCCACGCGGCTGCCCTCACCGCCCTCGAAGAGATCGGTCTGGCCGATGCGCCCCCCAGCGGCGTTGCAATCCTGACCGTTGCAGGTGCGGTGCAGGGCGACGACGGGCGCATCCGTTTTCCGCGCGCATTGGTCGAAGACATGCTGGCCATCGCCAAACGCGATGTGACGCTTTGCGCCCGCGATCCGGTCCATGATCTGGACCTGTCAGGCACACGCGTGCACTATGGCACAGCGGGCGCAGCGGTGCATATGGTTGATGTCGCCGGGCGCAATTACCGCGAAAGCACGGTGCAGGATCTGTTCGATGCGGCGCGGATCGTCGACCAGCTTGATAATATCCATTTCCTGCAGCGGCCGATGGTCTGCCGCGATATCCTTGATAACCTCGAAATGGACCTCAACACGGTCTACGCGACCACCAGCGGCACGACCAAACATATCGGCACCTCCTTCGTGGAACCCGGCCACGTGGCCCCCTGCATCGAGATGCTGCACATGATCGCGGGCGGCGAGGACGCATGGCGCGCGCGCCCCTTCATGAGCAATTCCAACTGTTTTGTCGTCCCGCCCATGCGCTTTGCGACCGAGGCCTGCGAGGTCATGGAAAACTGCATCCGCGCAGGGATGCCCGTGCTGCTCTTGTCGGCGGGGATGTCGGGGGCCACGGCACCGTCAACCATCGCCGGTGCGATCGTGCAGGCGGTCGCAGAATGCCTGGCGGGGATCGTCTATGTGAATGCGATGGCGCCGGGACATCCGGCGGTGTTTGGCACTTGGCCCTTCGGGTTGGACCTGCGCACCGGCGCAATGACCGGCGGGTCGGGCGAACAGGCGCTGCTGACGGCGGGCTGCGCGCAAATGCACCGGTTCTATGGCCTTCCAGGCGGTGCGGCGGCCGGAATCGCCGATAGCAAACTGCCCGACATGCAGGCGGGATGGGAACAGATGTGTTCCAATGTGATGGCCGGGCTGTCGGGGCTGAACATGGTCTACGAGGCGGCGGGCATGCACGCCTCGCTGCTGGGGTTCTGCCACGAGAGCCTGATCCTTGGGGATGATCTGATCGGTCAGGCGCTGCGCTGCGTGCGCGGGATCGAAGTGGACGACGAAACGCTTGCGCTTGATCAAATGCGCGCGGTCTGTCTGGGCGGGCCCGGACATTACCTTGGCACCGATCAAACTCTCAGCCGGATGGAAAGCGATAACGTCTACCCGTCACTGGGTAACCGGATGTCGCCCAAGGAATGGGCCGAAAAAGACAAACCCGACCTGATCGAAAACGCGATAGCCGCCAAGGAACGGATCCTGTCCACCACTAGTGCGGCGCAATTTGCACCTGATCTGGACAGCGCGATCCGGGCAAAATTCAACATCCACCTGCCGCGTTGA
- a CDS encoding anhydro-N-acetylmuramic acid kinase: protein MLKSGTVRALGAMSGTSLDGVDVAVIDTDGHTISGFGDTQYHPYSDHERAVLHGALGQWQDTVGDDVVALIEDAHVAAMTGFDGIDLVGFHGQTLAHDPAGRGTHQAGDGQRLANRLGLPVVWDFRSADVRLGGQGAPLAPFYHFALAKWIKADGPVAFLNLGGVGNLTWVDPSKATPESAGALLAFDTGPANAPINDLMQQRRGEPFDRDGRLAARGAVVTGALELFLDDPYFYKMPPKSLDRNAFDQMLDLVRELDDADAAATMTGMAASAVMRAMEHCPAAPGTLLVCGGGRKNPTMMAMLQAGVDCPVQPVEAVGLDGDMLEAQAFAYLAVRVAKGLPTSCAGTTGVRATVGGGILSRPN, encoded by the coding sequence ATGTTGAAATCTGGCACGGTGCGCGCTCTTGGGGCGATGTCGGGAACCTCGCTTGACGGGGTGGATGTGGCGGTGATCGACACGGACGGGCATACCATTTCCGGGTTCGGGGACACGCAGTATCATCCCTATTCAGATCATGAACGCGCGGTCCTGCACGGTGCGTTGGGGCAGTGGCAGGACACGGTCGGCGATGATGTGGTCGCCTTGATCGAGGATGCGCATGTGGCGGCGATGACAGGGTTCGACGGCATTGATCTGGTGGGGTTTCATGGCCAGACATTGGCCCATGACCCCGCCGGTCGCGGCACCCATCAGGCGGGCGACGGGCAGCGGCTGGCCAACCGTCTGGGCCTGCCTGTGGTCTGGGATTTTCGCAGCGCCGATGTGCGCCTTGGCGGGCAGGGCGCGCCGCTGGCGCCGTTCTATCATTTCGCGCTGGCCAAATGGATCAAGGCGGATGGCCCGGTTGCCTTCCTGAATCTTGGCGGGGTTGGCAACCTGACATGGGTGGACCCGTCCAAAGCCACACCGGAAAGCGCGGGCGCGCTGCTGGCCTTTGATACCGGTCCCGCCAATGCGCCGATCAATGATCTGATGCAGCAACGGCGCGGGGAGCCCTTTGACCGGGACGGCAGGTTGGCGGCGCGTGGCGCGGTGGTGACCGGCGCGCTCGAGCTGTTTCTGGACGATCCCTATTTCTACAAAATGCCGCCCAAGTCACTGGATCGCAACGCGTTTGATCAGATGCTTGACCTTGTGCGCGAGCTGGATGACGCCGATGCCGCCGCAACGATGACAGGCATGGCCGCCAGTGCGGTGATGCGCGCAATGGAACATTGCCCCGCTGCCCCCGGCACGCTGCTGGTCTGCGGCGGCGGGCGCAAGAATCCGACCATGATGGCGATGCTGCAAGCGGGCGTTGATTGCCCCGTGCAGCCGGTCGAAGCCGTCGGGCTTGACGGTGACATGCTCGAGGCGCAGGCCTTTGCCTATCTGGCGGTGCGGGTGGCCAAAGGCCTGCCCACATCCTGCGCCGGCACCACCGGCGTGCGCGCCACTGTCGGGGGCGGGATACTCAGCCGTCCCAATTGA
- the tyrS gene encoding tyrosine--tRNA ligase: protein MTYHPKSDFMTVMIERGFLADCTDYQALDEAFSKGVVPAYIGFDATAKSLHVGSLIQIMMLRWLQKTGHQPITLMGGGTTKVGDPSFRADERPLLTPDQIDANIAGIKQVFAAYIDYDTDAPNRALMLNNAEWLDGLNYLDFLRDIGRHFSVNRMLAFESVKSRLDREQSLSFLEFNYMILQAYDFLELNRRYGCLLQMGGSDQWGNIVNGIDLTRRVLDHEIYGLTSPLLTTSDGKKMGKSADGAVWLNADMVSSYDFWQFWRNTTDADVGRFLKLYTELPLAECNRLGALEGSEINAAKIILANEITGLLHGADAAAAAEATAREVFEKGGVGDDLPTLTLSAADLGDGMSIVQLIVKSGLANSGKEAKRLIAENGARMNDAPLTDAGLMVDASALATPIKLSAGKKRHALVQLG, encoded by the coding sequence ATGACCTACCACCCCAAATCCGATTTCATGACCGTCATGATCGAACGCGGCTTTCTGGCCGATTGCACGGATTATCAGGCGCTGGACGAGGCGTTCAGCAAGGGCGTCGTGCCTGCCTACATCGGGTTTGACGCCACAGCCAAATCGCTGCACGTGGGCAGCCTGATCCAGATCATGATGCTGCGCTGGCTGCAAAAGACCGGGCACCAGCCGATCACCCTCATGGGCGGCGGCACCACCAAGGTGGGCGATCCCAGCTTTCGCGCCGATGAACGCCCCCTGCTGACCCCCGACCAGATCGACGCCAATATCGCCGGGATCAAACAGGTGTTTGCCGCCTACATTGATTATGACACGGACGCGCCCAACCGCGCGCTGATGCTCAATAACGCCGAATGGCTGGACGGGCTGAACTACCTTGATTTCCTGCGCGACATCGGGCGGCATTTCAGCGTCAACCGGATGCTGGCGTTCGAAAGCGTCAAATCCCGGCTGGATCGCGAACAGTCGCTGTCGTTCCTTGAATTCAATTACATGATCCTGCAAGCCTATGATTTTCTTGAACTGAACCGCCGATATGGCTGCCTGTTGCAGATGGGCGGCAGCGATCAGTGGGGCAATATCGTCAACGGGATCGACCTGACCCGCCGCGTGTTGGATCACGAGATTTACGGATTGACCTCGCCGTTGCTGACCACCTCGGACGGCAAGAAGATGGGCAAATCGGCTGATGGCGCGGTCTGGCTCAATGCCGATATGGTTTCGTCATATGATTTCTGGCAGTTCTGGCGCAACACGACCGATGCCGATGTCGGGCGGTTCCTGAAGCTTTACACCGAACTGCCGCTCGCGGAATGTAACCGTCTTGGCGCGCTGGAAGGGTCAGAGATCAACGCGGCCAAGATCATTTTAGCCAATGAAATCACGGGCCTGCTGCACGGAGCTGATGCGGCTGCGGCCGCCGAAGCCACCGCCCGCGAGGTGTTCGAAAAGGGCGGCGTGGGCGATGACCTGCCCACCCTGACCCTGTCAGCGGCCGATCTTGGTGATGGCATGTCGATTGTGCAGTTGATCGTCAAATCCGGCCTTGCAAACAGCGGCAAGGAGGCCAAGCGCCTGATCGCCGAAAACGGCGCACGGATGAACGACGCACCGCTGACCGATGCGGGCCTGATGGTGGACGCGAGCGCGCTGGCCACGCCGATCAAACTGTCGGCGGGCAAGAAACGCCACGCCCTGGTGCAGCTGGGCTAA
- a CDS encoding sodium:proton antiporter: MTLLQITSLLIVLAGAFGTINYLFLRLPSAIGILVVALLASFGIIITDWFFPALTVEEAIRAQVLEIEFSDALLEGMLGLLLFAGALHVKLSDLRREWVVVMLMATVGIALSTVIVGVGFSWLTGMPLMVALVFGSLISPTDPVAVLGVLREADLRKSLETKIAGESLFNDGVAYVVFLVLIGLAFPTGDAEGSGLADAGRLFVQEALGGAALGLTLGWLTFRVMRRIDDYSLEVLITLGLAFGGYELAVWLHVSAPIMAVCAGLLIGDVGAKYGMSEETRRYVDAFWKLVDEILNAVLFLMIGFEVFAVAFDTSYLWSGFAAIALALVARLAAVSVPVLMLKPFRDFSQGVIPIMTWGGLKGGISVALALSLPEGEWKPLILTATYIVVIFSIIVQGLTVAGLAERLGRAPELR, encoded by the coding sequence ATGACATTGCTGCAAATCACCTCGCTTCTTATTGTTCTTGCGGGGGCATTCGGCACCATCAACTATCTGTTCCTGCGCCTGCCTTCGGCCATCGGCATTCTGGTGGTCGCCCTGCTCGCCTCTTTTGGCATTATCATCACAGACTGGTTCTTTCCCGCCCTCACCGTCGAGGAAGCGATCCGCGCGCAGGTGCTCGAGATCGAGTTTTCAGATGCCCTGCTCGAAGGGATGCTGGGCCTGCTGCTGTTTGCAGGCGCCCTGCATGTGAAGCTCTCTGATTTGCGGCGCGAATGGGTCGTGGTGATGTTGATGGCGACAGTCGGCATTGCCCTTTCCACCGTGATTGTCGGGGTCGGGTTCAGCTGGCTGACTGGAATGCCGCTGATGGTTGCGCTGGTCTTTGGATCACTGATTTCACCCACCGATCCGGTTGCCGTGCTGGGGGTGCTGCGCGAAGCGGATCTGCGCAAATCGCTTGAAACCAAGATCGCAGGCGAGAGCCTGTTCAACGACGGTGTCGCCTATGTGGTGTTTCTGGTGCTGATCGGGCTGGCCTTTCCCACGGGCGATGCAGAGGGTTCGGGCCTTGCCGATGCCGGACGGCTGTTTGTGCAAGAGGCGCTGGGCGGGGCCGCTTTGGGCCTGACGCTCGGCTGGCTGACCTTTCGCGTGATGCGCCGGATTGATGACTATTCGCTTGAGGTGTTGATCACCCTTGGCCTTGCCTTTGGCGGCTACGAACTGGCCGTCTGGCTGCACGTCAGCGCGCCGATCATGGCTGTCTGCGCGGGCCTGCTGATTGGCGATGTGGGCGCGAAATACGGCATGTCCGAAGAAACCCGCCGCTACGTCGATGCCTTTTGGAAGCTGGTCGACGAAATTCTGAACGCGGTGCTGTTCCTGATGATCGGATTCGAGGTTTTCGCGGTGGCCTTCGACACCTCCTATCTGTGGTCCGGGTTCGCGGCGATCGCGCTGGCGTTGGTGGCACGACTTGCGGCGGTTTCAGTGCCTGTGCTGATGTTGAAACCCTTTCGCGATTTTTCCCAAGGGGTGATCCCGATCATGACCTGGGGCGGGCTCAAGGGCGGGATTTCGGTCGCGCTGGCCCTGTCCCTGCCCGAGGGGGAATGGAAACCTCTGATCCTGACGGCGACCTATATCGTGGTGATCTTTTCGATCATCGTGCAGGGGCTGACCGTGGCAGGGCTGGCCGAACGGCTGGGCCGCGCGCCCGAGCTGCGATGA
- a CDS encoding zinc transporter ZntB, with protein sequence MTPICAFDIAADGTARALDDLTQPVAGYRWVHLDLNDPKAADWVRATLRANAYGLLAAETRPRVDPHDDGLLLTLRGVNLNQGDAPEDMVSLRLWITPDMIVTMRRRRVFAVDDLRQAALANAAPRSVGAFVAALTMGLVARIEDTSLALDDLADAMEDAVYENNSPDLPDLAPLRRQVIKLRRHMGPQAAALHDLARLETGIFPRGLRATLRDSANRATRTDEELHEIRERLTALSDHIDMAQTTRMGRNSYVLSVIAGIFLPLGVITGLFGVNLAGMPGAEQPWAFAALTIAMVVIVLVGWVVLRWKRWL encoded by the coding sequence ATGACCCCGATTTGCGCCTTTGATATTGCCGCTGATGGCACCGCCCGCGCGCTGGATGACCTGACGCAGCCGGTGGCGGGCTACCGCTGGGTGCATCTTGACCTCAATGATCCGAAGGCTGCTGACTGGGTGCGCGCCACCCTGCGCGCCAACGCATACGGCCTGCTGGCCGCCGAAACCCGGCCGCGCGTTGACCCCCATGACGACGGGCTGCTGCTGACCCTGCGCGGCGTCAATCTCAACCAAGGTGACGCGCCCGAGGACATGGTATCGCTGCGTCTCTGGATTACGCCGGACATGATCGTCACCATGCGCCGCCGCCGCGTCTTTGCCGTTGACGACCTGCGCCAGGCCGCCCTTGCCAATGCCGCGCCCCGCTCGGTCGGGGCGTTTGTGGCGGCCCTTACAATGGGGCTGGTCGCCCGGATCGAAGACACGTCGCTGGCGCTGGATGATCTTGCCGACGCGATGGAGGACGCGGTGTATGAAAACAACTCGCCCGACCTGCCCGACCTGGCACCGCTGCGCCGTCAGGTGATCAAGTTGCGCCGCCATATGGGACCACAGGCAGCGGCGCTGCATGATCTTGCACGCCTTGAAACCGGCATCTTCCCGCGCGGCCTGCGCGCCACCCTGCGCGACAGTGCCAACCGCGCCACCCGCACCGACGAGGAACTGCACGAGATCCGCGAACGGCTCACGGCCTTGTCCGATCACATCGATATGGCCCAGACCACACGCATGGGGCGCAACAGCTATGTGCTGTCGGTGATCGCCGGGATCTTCCTGCCCCTTGGTGTGATCACGGGCTTGTTCGGTGTCAACCTTGCGGGCATGCCCGGGGCCGAACAGCCTTGGGCCTTTGCGGCCCTGACGATCGCAATGGTGGTGATTGTGCTGGTCGGCTGGGTCGTGTTGCGCTGGAAACGCTGGCTTTAG
- a CDS encoding Fur family transcriptional regulator — protein MNDTILSRCEASGLRMTDQRRTIAGVLEAADDHPDVEELYARASAADPRISLATVYRTVKLFEESGILDKHDFGDGRARYETADREHHDHLIDMNSGEVIEFVDPDIEALQEKIAAKLGYTLKGHRLELYGVPKKKDN, from the coding sequence ATGAACGACACCATTCTTTCACGTTGCGAGGCAAGCGGGCTGCGCATGACCGACCAGCGCCGCACGATTGCCGGCGTTCTTGAAGCGGCGGACGACCACCCCGACGTCGAGGAACTTTATGCCCGTGCCAGCGCTGCCGATCCGCGCATTTCACTGGCCACGGTCTATCGCACCGTCAAATTGTTCGAAGAATCCGGCATTCTGGACAAGCACGACTTTGGTGATGGGCGCGCGCGCTACGAAACGGCTGACCGCGAACACCACGACCACCTGATCGATATGAACTCGGGCGAGGTGATCGAATTTGTCGATCCCGATATCGAAGCGCTGCAGGAAAAGATCGCCGCGAAACTGGGCTATACGCTCAAGGGGCATCGGCTGGAATTGTATGGCGTGCCAAAAAAGAAAGACAATTGA
- a CDS encoding NYN domain-containing protein: MADPRPLLAVLIDADNVPAKHAEAILEEVARIGELALRRVYGDWSADALRGWAAKIPALGLVARQETANTKGKNASDIGLVIDAMDILHSGKFDGFVLVSSDSDFTALANRLREDGRTVIGIGESKTPDSLRNVCNRFILIENLIETPAAKTKTPAAAQALKFFRDAIAKSDQDDEWYHLGGIGSTIQAAHPDFDTRTYGHAKLSSLVKAIPQIETKQNGTHLMIRLKP; this comes from the coding sequence ATGGCCGATCCCCGCCCCCTTTTGGCTGTCCTGATCGATGCCGACAACGTGCCCGCAAAACACGCCGAGGCGATCCTGGAAGAGGTCGCGCGGATCGGTGAACTGGCCCTGCGCCGCGTCTATGGCGACTGGTCGGCGGATGCGTTGCGCGGTTGGGCCGCCAAAATCCCGGCGCTTGGGCTGGTCGCGCGACAGGAGACGGCCAATACCAAGGGCAAGAATGCCAGCGACATCGGCCTTGTGATCGACGCGATGGACATCCTGCACAGCGGAAAATTCGACGGTTTTGTGCTGGTCTCATCCGACAGCGACTTTACCGCCCTTGCCAACCGCCTGCGCGAAGATGGGCGCACTGTGATCGGCATTGGCGAAAGCAAAACACCTGACAGCCTGCGCAACGTTTGCAACCGGTTCATTCTGATTGAAAACCTGATCGAAACCCCCGCCGCCAAGACAAAAACGCCCGCTGCGGCGCAGGCTCTCAAGTTCTTTCGCGATGCGATAGCCAAAAGCGATCAGGACGACGAGTGGTATCATCTTGGCGGCATTGGCAGCACGATCCAGGCCGCGCACCCCGATTTCGACACCCGCACCTATGGCCATGCCAAGCTGTCGTCCCTGGTCAAAGCGATCCCGCAGATCGAAACAAAACAGAACGGCACCCACCTGATGATCCGGCTCAAACCCTGA
- a CDS encoding DMT family transporter, whose amino-acid sequence MDNLRGSVLMVLAMAGFAIEDMFIKQIAGTLPVGQVVVFLGLGGTVFFGALALRFGDRLFSPALLHPAFITRNICEVGGTLGFVSAIALTPISTASAILQATPLVVTLGAALFLGETVGWRRWLAILIGLFGVTLIIRPGMESFDIKSLLAVIGVVGLAGRDLATRRIPPGISTRQITFYAFVVSILTGAILLWLGVTGDQLLVPGMTDSWRMAGALVVGLGAYYLIVMATRIGDMSVVAPFRYSRLVFALIVGVIVFQERPDTFTLVGALIIVGSGIYTLWRESRLRRTSLRAAKAV is encoded by the coding sequence ATGGACAACCTGCGCGGCAGCGTCCTGATGGTGCTGGCCATGGCCGGATTTGCGATCGAGGACATGTTCATCAAACAAATCGCCGGCACCCTGCCCGTGGGACAGGTTGTCGTGTTTCTCGGGCTGGGTGGCACGGTCTTTTTCGGCGCGCTGGCGCTGCGTTTCGGGGACCGGCTGTTCTCGCCCGCGCTGCTGCATCCCGCCTTCATCACCCGCAACATCTGTGAAGTCGGTGGCACGCTCGGCTTTGTCAGCGCGATTGCGCTTACGCCTATTTCCACGGCCTCGGCGATCCTGCAGGCGACCCCGCTGGTGGTGACGCTGGGGGCCGCGCTTTTCCTGGGCGAAACTGTGGGCTGGCGGCGCTGGCTGGCGATCCTGATTGGTCTGTTTGGCGTAACCCTGATCATCCGTCCGGGCATGGAGTCGTTTGATATAAAATCCCTGCTCGCCGTGATTGGCGTGGTCGGCCTTGCCGGACGTGACCTTGCCACGCGCCGGATTCCGCCCGGAATCAGCACGCGCCAGATCACCTTTTACGCCTTTGTCGTGTCGATCCTGACGGGGGCGATCCTGCTGTGGCTTGGGGTCACGGGCGATCAACTGCTGGTGCCTGGCATGACCGACAGCTGGCGCATGGCAGGCGCATTGGTGGTCGGGCTTGGCGCCTATTATCTGATCGTCATGGCCACGCGGATCGGCGATATGTCAGTGGTCGCCCCGTTCCGCTATTCGCGGCTGGTGTTCGCGCTGATCGTCGGGGTGATCGTCTTTCAGGAGCGCCCTGATACATTCACCCTTGTGGGGGCGTTGATCATCGTCGGGTCAGGCATCTACACGCTTTGGCGCGAGTCCCGCTTGCGGCGCACTTCCCTAAGGGCGGCCAAGGCGGTATAG